Part of the Halodesulfurarchaeum formicicum genome is shown below.
TCTCCGCGACGAGTTCGACAGCGCTCACGAGCCCTCGATCCGACGGCTGGAGGGCGGCGGGTACGAGATCGACGGGAGTGTCGTGCTCGATGTGGTGAACGAGACACTTGGGGTGGCCTTCGAGAGCGGGAGCTTCGAGACGATCGGTGGGGTCGTCCTCGGCCGATTGGGACAGGCTCCCGAACCCGGCGATCAGGTCGAGATGGATGGATACCGCTTCGAGGTACAATCCGTCGACGGGAATCGCATCTCGACACTCCAGGTTAGGGAGGTCGAGACAGCCCCAACCGACGAGACGGAAGAAGCCTGACCGGTCAGTCCGACCGAGCCCGAAAGACCCGGATCGTGTCCCGATCTCGCTCCTCGACTGCCACCTGCTCGAAACCAAACGCCGTGAAGATAGCCCCCCAGTCCCGGTAGTAGAGCGGGAACTCGTCGTTGATGTAGTTCACTGACTCCTCTTCCTCGGCCGATCCCTCGTTCTCGACGGTGACGATGAGCTCACCGGCGATCCGCGCCAGGGCCTCGAAGACCCAGTCGTCGTCCGGATGGACGTGCTGGAGGGTCTCGACCGAGTAGACCACGTCGAAGGCGTCGTCCGCGAACTCGGAGACGACCGATTCGATGGCGTCGAAGTGAAAGGTCCCCTGCGATGCGAGTTCTGGGTAATTCTCCTCCATCACCGGCTTCGCCTCGGGGTTGAGTTCGACCCCGGCCAGGTCCGTGTACCCGGCTTCGAGGAGGCCGGCGAGGTGTCGCCCAGCGCTACTCCCGACCTCCAGGATTGCCGGATCGGGGCGCGCGAGGTGCTCATCGAGGGCCGCGCGCACCGCGTCGGTCTTGTCGTCCGGTCCGTAGTAGGCGTAATACGCGGGCGAGTACTCGCCGGAGCGGGCTCGCCAC
Proteins encoded:
- a CDS encoding class I SAM-dependent methyltransferase; protein product: MDSQEVRREWRARSGEYSPAYYAYYGPDDKTDAVRAALDEHLARPDPAILEVGSSAGRHLAGLLEAGYTDLAGVELNPEAKPVMEENYPELASQGTFHFDAIESVVSEFADDAFDVVYSVETLQHVHPDDDWVFEALARIAGELIVTVENEGSAEEEESVNYINDEFPLYYRDWGAIFTAFGFEQVAVEERDRDTIRVFRARSD